The DNA segment ACCTTTCTGATGAGTTCTAATAACAGTTTTTCCGGAAAAGCCTAACTCTTTTGTCAtcagtcataattataaatgaatcctttttattataagaaattaaatttaaaagtcatttaatctaactattacttttttccctactcattaaaatatatctacacAGATCTAATTCTAagcttttctttaaattaatatttgagttcTTCATTTTGGACACAATTTCCATTTAAAGATTTGTTTTTCGACACATTTGTCTGCGcaaattgattttcattatatctctcaatctttttttgtcagctgttggtTCTACTCTTCCCTGTTATTGGCTCTAGGACACCTTGTaaaatcaaagactcgagaGGTGAACTGGAATCTAAACCTAAAACAATTACCTTAAGATTTCGGAACTACTTTTTTTAGGGTTGCAAGAATTTGTGATGTATTGAGTGTCTAATAACCCTTCAGCAGTTTTTAAGTAATAAGCAAGAATACTGAATAAGGTAAAGAGGAACCTCCGTACATACTTATAGGATTGTATCTTATCATACAAATGCAATCCAATTTGTAACTAAAATCTATCaaatacaagacattttttttttccttttcaatctgttatttttaaaacgaatgatacaaaattagaaattaaatcttAGAATCTAAGCAAAAACTAACCATAAAAACTACTgagttatatttcaaatatttaaaatttatttcaatacttgaATCTTGCTTTGAGGTTAGGGCAAATGTATTCAACAATGAACTTGTATGTTGCACATAGAAAACTAtgcatatacgagtatatatatataatatttgagggaatagaatggattaaaaaaatattttggttattgTTTTTCCtcctattaatatattttgtactagTTGATCTTCCAAAAGGccaaaaatgagattttgtGGGGAGTAttgcattattaaaaattatattaaacgaCGAATAAGTTAACTTGgatagattctttttttttttttgacttgttctacaaatttttacatacattttatacGTGTGAGGGTATCCATTAATTggtaattaatcatttaaattacTTCGATCCCTAATTAAACTTTGTCAAAacttggaaataaataaaatttaagttacTATATGCTTTTTCTATTGAGCTTGTTTTCCACacatatattaaactttttgtatccTGGCAAACAcgttatcatttatttttcaatgacgTCAGATATAAAGAATGTTTGTCAATATATGTCTTattgaaatgatattagatatgTTTCTGCATCGATGGCTACCACAACCATTTATTATAAGGCTAGAACGCGTACTTCCAAAACGTCACATCTATATGTCTTAGCAGGTacgacatttaattaaattagctgcaataaagatatttacaatatttctcTGATCttaatcatcaattctactctgagtaaaACAAGGAATtccacttataactccccaacaaattttCAGTGATTCTTTTCGTCAATCATGAACACATACACTTGTTACTTCGTTGTTCcctcttgaagaaaaaaataataatgagaacagcttcggaaaataaaattaatcttattaatttacttattagtAAACAAGGATGTTCACGTGGTCTATATTAGCAGATATGTTGTCTCTCCAGATTTGATATCAGATTTTCTGAGGCGTAGTTTCTAAAATCATTGCAATTTTAACCCTTTTCACATCTCCACATAGGTATCCTAGTTGAAaccaatcaaaaaattattattttttattttggaagaaaatggTACTTGATGATTGGTTTATGTTATTTTTGGATCACAATTCcaattgtttttgatattttatcattttaaatatttgggcATTTTTGAACCGATATAaaacatgatttatttattatcgaGTTAATTGTTATGGTATAAACTAATTTGatctgttaatttataaaatgagtgAGTTAAACCATGAATTAATTAGTTTGTTTGACTACACGACGTGGAAACGTAATTGTTTTAGTTATGTTCATTggaaaaatacaattgattaaaaaactgTGTCTGCTACTTTTGTGAGAAATATTTTAACAGAGTTTCCTTAATAGAAAGACTTAATgcattaagtataaattgaaacaaattacgTACACCAATTTACGTAGAGTAAATGGcaagaaaaatgttaaaagctcaaatatgaatattaccTTCTCTTCCGATAATATGTAGtatttacattgttatttaGTATAAGTGAACAATAAGGTTTTGTATTCTTCGGATGTTGCAtaaaatcaaatgaattttttatacgACGGAGTTCAGGTCATCATACATTATATATCGTATATATAGaggaaaaattatgattatgaaTTTTTCTATTTCGTTCCTGTGGATacaacataattatttgtaaaaattcatcacaatatacacatataaataatacatactaCATATGTGTGAACATATATTCTTTAAAGATGATAAAAAACATGAAtggatatttgttaatatatataaaaataaaatttatgaaagtgTCTGTGTTGAAAAAAAGTTCTCTTCTTTAAGATATTTGATCTAATCCAGGATCAGAGGTACTGAACCGTCTGATTAAACATCCTTCTGGCTCAAATAGATGTACCATTTTGATAAAAGATGGACGTTCAGAGGGTTTATAGCTCCAGCATtggtgaattatttttttaagtttatctGTACAGATCACAGAGTTAAGTTCCTGATGAAGTTTATCATGAAGTATTAGATGAGGTGAAAATTCTAAAGGATGAGCAAAGAGTTCGAATAAAAGAGTCCCAAAAGCAAAAATATCACTTTCTTTGGACGGAATAACAtcgttgtataaaatatactctGGGGTTTTAAGTATTTGTCCAGTCTCACTGACGGAGTAGTCGAGTAGGGAGAGATACACCATTTTGTAATtggatataaatacattttttgttgttaattgACCATGAATAATGTCTTTTGCGTGAAGATAACCCATTGCACTGGCTACTTTCTTTGCTATATCGAGTCTATTTAGTTTATCTTGATCTGAAGATCTCGTTTTCAGTGAGTTGAATAAGGATGTTCCTCCATGATCATTTGTGACTATTAAATAGGATGGAGCGTTCTTTCTGGAAGCAATGCTTCCCCCCAtgtacaaaatgatattttcatgTCGTATTTGAAGTAAGCTTTGGATATGGTCGTTGAAGGACTTGTGAAATCTAAATTCATGGACAACAACATCCCCATGCCAACGGCCTGAAAATATCTGGGTATCCTCAGAGAatgcaatttgttttttaaactctaGTTCTTCAAAAGGTATGTACCATTCCCCCAGGGAATTTCTAACGAATTCTTCATCTGGAACAAGAACCTGCTTCTTTCTCGACGCTGCGAAGTTTCTACGCCTTTCTTGAAGTGTTGATGACTGTGAAATGGGCATGATACATTCTTGAGTATGAGGCTCATCACTTTTCCATTTGGTTCGAACCATTAACAAACGTCGGagggattttttattattgttatctaCATTTTCGGAAACGGACTTTTTAAAATGGGATCTTCGAATCTGATAAAATTTAGATGGAGTGGAAGGAGTGGAGGAAGGAGATGCGTTTTCATCAGAGGATTTGTAAGGTGGTGAAGTTCCAGTCAAGGATGTCCTTGGACTGCTCATTGAAGAACAGCTAAGATCCGCCCAAGACTCATTCACACAACGTGGAGTAGAGCTACTAATATTTCCTTCCTGAAGAAGAAGTTTAATGTCAGGAATGTCTTCTCTCTTCGTACTAAACCTTCGTTTTGAATGTTCTTCTGTACTTATGGCAGTATGGTCAAATGATTTTCTTGGAACATGAGGACTTATCAATACTGATGTACATGAATGTGCAAGTGAGTGAACAGTTAAGCGTCTGTCGAGCCATTGTCTTACTCGTTGATACAAACTTCGAGTACTTTTTGGTCTTAGGTCGATATTTGGATTATTGATGATATCATCAGAGGAATGGAATGTGGAGGATGAAATTAATTGTACAGAGTCGTAACCAGTACAGGAAGAGGCCATGAAGGAACTGATAAgcctatcaaaaaaaaaaaaataataattaaatatatctatttatgtatacatatttatcatatttatatttagatgtacacatcaagttaaatatattgtatataaaattcttATCATGCACATTTACAGCTATCATTGTTATGTTGAACGCCATTTTACTGTAGACAAAGACTTTGAGAGGTCCATATCAAGACAGACTCAGATAAAAacaatgatatcatttttttttttcatttttagaaaaggcTATTGGTCTCGACTCTGAGAAAAGAAGATACCATTGCCAATCTTGATAAGTATAGTACATACAAGTAGGTAAGTATAGAagcaactaaaaataaataaatcagaaagtgctatggaaacaaaaaaattgatttgaacaTCTTCAATGTTTATATTCAGCATTTTTTGCCGTATAGGTGtccctttgaaaaaaaaaaaaaacttttttcttattaagtaaactaaataaataagataacaAATTTTGTAGTTCTAAAGATAATTTTGTCAGAACAAAATCCTCTTTTCCAAagcattattaataaaaagttttaaagaatgttttgcaatatttcaaGTTGAGTCATTTTGAGTAATGAACTATAACTATGTCTactgaaaatgacttttttgtccACTGGAGGCTCACAAGTTTATCTATTTCCAACTAGTTCTAAGGAAAAACTATATACATAACAAAGAATAAAAGTGACTTCAACTAAATTAATaatgcatatataaatatcacgtgtttacttttattgtatcccACAATCTCCTTTCTGAAAGCAGTTGGTAGCGGACCCATTCTTCCCaacaatggaattattatttaaaatggttGATGATTTCTAACAGCCTATTATGAGGTAATtccaattcaaccaatcaatgttcagaacactaattgggagaaaaataacataaacatcgacaacaaaatacactgtggTATGGTTTTGTGTGAGTGAAATATCGCCATGACATAAATATGGTTTTCAAAAGCGATATCTTGTTGTGTAACAGTGATCTTGTCGCGAATATTATCTTAGCAAGTCAACTGCTCATCACATTCTGTTATAGATTTGGAAGAATCAAACTCCATCTTTAAAAAGGTGCTAACTCGtgacattttcataatttacatttctttaattttatttacacaaacaaattgaattgaaaagacATTTGGACatcaaatagatttaaaattaatgaaaatagtgTTCATAGAGTCTAAAAAGGGAAATGCATTTAAGAGTATACATCAAGTACACCGTTTGTAATGCTCCAAGATTTATATCAAcagaatataaagaaaaaagggagTAAAATAACAAAGAgtactgtataaaatgaattaaatctcgtAAGCGATTAgttcaattcatatttaaaaaaaagtagggtatataaataaaaaaaatgaatgtgcctttagatgaggtttattaatgagctaaagtactccctgcctcattaaattatattatattaatacgcAGGGCAACacaaataatttgttggaaagctatcttttatattatttaagcaaaaaatgTTTGTTCGTCGACTCTAATAACTCCTGGACTTGCTGGAGTATCCTACTGCTTCTATTAATAATCtaacattttgtatttaatttcaaatgctTTTGGTAATGAaaaatttttgtaggaaaaaaattacgGAACTCACTTACTTCAAATTGACCAAAAAACTAAGGAAAACGTTAAAAGTTTTGTTGTACAATTAATTAGACAGTTTCTCAATATTAAAGAAACGTAAACCTTATaagttaattactttttaaaagcaatcaatttaaatatttctacaaaaacaaaaaaaaaacgtcacaaatattattttttgttccaatcTCTTTTATGGCACGTGTGTAACTATTattgtcatttataaataaattaatgaaaggcaatagagaaaatatgacgttattgtaccTTGAAGTATATTATTTCAAGGTAAcgattaaaagtttttatacatataatgttttcttttaaagttGTTCGtaattcttaataattttaacagaataaaatgattaaaaaaaattaacttaagtatatgaaatataataaaccaCATAGATCTATATTGTCACCATTAATGTTATTATGATGTATTAGATTATTTGATAAACTCTTTCTGTTTGAAGATTTATAAACTattgctttgaaaaaaaaaaaaaaaatagaatttgtgaaaattttgatCATATTCTATACCTCCAAACTAACATGCTCTTAATGTTACATGAAATCTAAAAATAGTATAGCACTTctattaaatatgacgcatgattatgaaatacaaaatcCACCTAACTTGTATATTATGAACCTGTGattagtatcaaaatataatccaaataaatatagtcttaatttactttattgttgaaattttcAACATTTCCATAAATTCATATTCAATCTTTTTCCCAAATGAAccttagaaaatttaaatatcaaattcaatattgcgTTAAATTCAtatccttttgaatttttaaattaaaacagatttttaaaagtttattcacTACATTTTGgtaaaagtcttcaaaatattcgtagtatttacaaaaaatataaataaataaaaaatgatatagaatTTAATGTTCATTCTAATGTTATgagagttatttttaaaattagctTTTTAGTTAAAACTTCACTATACCAAAAATCATCAGTATATTATGGATAgtcttagaaatatatatcttttgtaTTAATTGCTCATTTTGATGTTTGGTAAATTTAGGATTTACTGAAAACTACTCAAAAGCTTAGATAGATCTTTACGAGGGAGTTTTTTATTCgtaaaaagattcaaattattGGGAAACACAaagataaatgattataattgagTGGGATATTTGTAGAAAAGTGAAAATAAGGGCATTTTTAAGCGTGTAAGGATACAATTGTACAAATTACGACAATGAGTTAAATTTTACACGCAGCGTGTGCTCAACTTCCCCATATTATAATCttctactataaaaataattaaattcctaagaattcttttttatatctgtTTTTGATTGTTATTCAACCAtctttattattcttgaggaatTTGAACgagtatttttgtgaaattgacAAGCaacttttacttcaaaaatccacagtacAGTTTATCATGAACAAGTTCAAGAAATTAGGGATTAATAAACGTTGTCCAAAATTGGTGGATCAAGATAAATATATCCTAAAgttaaacaaactaaaattaaGAAGGTTAAAATTTACCCTTAAtccatatatttgttattagtGCTCAATGTTAATAAGCGAACGGGTGCTCATGACATTAAAATCGCGgattaaaatttgaagtaaaatgtattttctaagaaaaaggtctgcaaataataataagtataaaaaatagcGGCTGAATGAGGAAACAGGGAGCGCGCTCATTCATTCTAAGAACAAGCGAGAGCAAGTAAAAGAATGTAATCGTAATCTAAAGCATACTCGTGGCTTATTGTGTGACACGAAATGCTTTGCCCCTTATGGTTTGATTAGAAAGAATACAACAATACTcgtgaccaaaaaaaaaaaaaaaaaaactgccatTGCAACTCTTTTGTGTTTATTACTAATTCAGAATTTCATTTGGTCTTCGAAATTCAACAAGCACGTTccaaaaaatgatagattttagTGATATGCAGCATTAATGGTTGTTTCGCTTATAAAGATGACATATTACTATTCACTAGATGggaaaaggaataaaatgaGCTAATGTTTCAAGTATTAGGAGCCTTAAAAAGTagattattctataattttgacaaaaaccaATTTTGTAAAAGTGAAGTCAACTTCTCACGCTTCAAAATTGCACGTCCTAGGTACAAAATAAATCGATTTAAAAGAGTTTAAGGACCTAATATCGTCTAAGatgtaaataaaatgtcaaactaACACTGACGCTTTTTACCAAATTAGAGTTGACTATAAAATAGTCCTAAAAACGACAAATTTCGACCcaaaattctaatttaaaaattaaaatggaatgTACTGTTCCAAAAAAGGTCTGTATTAATCCTACTTTGCAAAAGTAAGTTTTATTGTATCGGGCAGAATAGGtctttttattggaaaaatataaatccaaaaatttcagagtctaatatataattaaacatttccttttaaaataggGATAGAAAACCTCTTTTAAAAGCTATTTAAACTTTACTCACCAcaagattattataattacttttattaatataaaaagtctaAATTTAAACTACTAAATTATTTACCTTGCTTGATGCTCaagcatttataaaaatgacataacAAAGATGTTGAAAGGAAAACAAAGTATCATGTATGATACatgttaaaattcaaaatgaaatgtagCATGACCTTTCTTTTACTTTGCCAGAAAGTACTTTTATTActcaaacattatttattctatCGCAAGAttaatattagatataatttaagCTCTTTTTAATGCAACATGAagcataattgatatttatacaGGGATGTCTTTatagtaaataacttttaattaaattattttttgtcatttagaATAGGTATGAATAATAAATCGTGGAGAGAAAGGTTCCTGTACATGAAAAAGGGAAGGAATCAAGGTATTCTCGTCACATCTTTCAATCTTTGTGACgaaaagaaaatacactataaagtaaaatcaattcatatatttttaaatacgatATAtccaaactaataaaaaaataatagtctaATATAGTAATTGTCAAACATTTTACATTGcgtgtaattattataatttctaaatacaattatttctgaGACTTTACCATTTTGACAtaatttcatccaaaaaatgttaagaccttttcttttttataatttgtttttaacccattttaaagaaatacttggtatttatttctttgacaaactttatttaattaatgcagttattttaaatatatgtctaTAGTTATGCAGCATGCC comes from the Lepeophtheirus salmonis chromosome 4, UVic_Lsal_1.4, whole genome shotgun sequence genome and includes:
- the LOC121116607 gene encoding serine/threonine-protein kinase A-Raf-like, translated to MASSCTGYDSVQLISSSTFHSSDDIINNPNIDLRPKSTRSLYQRVRQWLDRRLTVHSLAHSCTSVLISPHVPRKSFDHTAISTEEHSKRRFSTKREDIPDIKLLLQEGNISSSTPRCVNESWADLSCSSMSSPRTSLTGTSPPYKSSDENASPSSTPSTPSKFYQIRRSHFKKSVSENVDNNNKKSLRRLLMVRTKWKSDEPHTQECIMPISQSSTLQERRRNFAASRKKQVLVPDEEFVRNSLGEWYIPFEELEFKKQIAFSEDTQIFSGRWHGDVVVHEFRFHKSFNDHIQSLLQIRHENIILYMGGSIASRKNAPSYLIVTNDHGGTSLFNSLKTRSSDQDKLNRLDIAKKVASAMGYLHAKDIIHGQLTTKNVFISNYKMVYLSLLDYSVSETGQILKTPEYILYNDVIPSKESDIFAFGTLLFELFAHPLEFSPHLILHDKLHQELNSVICTDKLKKIIHQCWSYKPSERPSFIKMVHLFEPEGCLIRRFSTSDPGLDQIS